In Phaeobacter porticola, one DNA window encodes the following:
- a CDS encoding winged helix-turn-helix domain-containing protein has translation MPDPTFSVSEVRAAGSRVIALGIAAIVALLVIAGTVLLLTLPDANAFNARVERLFVENDLTTQAEIKLLEILAQSGTAFADTLTSYRMVIFVLLVFATMMMVAALVVLAMLVMLNRRMVQIERAGIQVTELLISREENTVYLNTMGFKLTAAAMETLSVLAEARLDDDVLSGAEIEAVISGRPSIDCEEAAGATRIKRLRDTLGNQMVSELLVKNIAKRGYVLSISKDVIRMV, from the coding sequence ATGCCGGATCCTACTTTCTCCGTTTCTGAGGTGCGCGCGGCGGGCAGCCGGGTCATTGCACTTGGGATCGCGGCAATCGTCGCCTTGCTGGTGATCGCAGGCACCGTTTTGCTACTGACCTTGCCGGATGCCAACGCATTTAACGCGCGCGTCGAACGCCTGTTTGTGGAAAACGACCTCACCACTCAGGCCGAAATCAAGCTCTTAGAGATCTTGGCGCAATCAGGCACAGCCTTTGCCGACACTCTGACCAGCTACCGTATGGTGATCTTTGTCTTGCTGGTTTTCGCCACCATGATGATGGTGGCTGCACTGGTGGTGTTGGCAATGCTGGTAATGTTGAACCGACGCATGGTACAGATCGAACGGGCGGGCATTCAGGTGACGGAACTGCTGATCAGCCGCGAAGAAAACACAGTGTACCTCAATACCATGGGGTTCAAACTGACTGCGGCCGCAATGGAAACGCTGTCGGTCCTGGCCGAGGCCAGACTGGATGATGACGTCCTGTCAGGCGCCGAGATCGAAGCGGTGATTTCCGGCCGCCCCTCCATTGATTGCGAAGAGGCCGCCGGCGCCACGCGGATCAAGCGCCTGCGCGACACGCTTGGCAACCAGATGGTCAGTGAGCTACTGGTCAAAAACATCGCCAAGAGGGGTTATGTCCTGTCGATCAGCAAAGACGTAATCCGCATGGTGTGA
- a CDS encoding DUF427 domain-containing protein, whose protein sequence is MNMRASTAKPAYGILVEALRGPVTARLGGKIIAQSTSAKVMYETRRAAAIYFPREDIHACLSPANGHQTFCPFKGTAGYQDIQFGGHNVCNAAWHYDDALPEASGIAGHVSFMPDAKVEIDLGNNQLEVPEYGNISGPLIDWLLREAAYLPTPEEFTQHLAEKLVEHGVHLSRLSVMAWSLHPMIAGKNFIWSRATGDVTTYAPSYEIHDHPAFQNSPLRHVSNGLGGIRQRLDLEQPSDAFPILNDLREEGATDYVAMPLPFSDGRINVLTVASHHPRGFSTENLGLIFECSAVIARYYEVFMQRENAQSLLETYVGKRTGARVLGGEIRRGDGDDIDAAIMFCDLRGSTRLEEELGRTAYIELLNSFFETASTIVHEHGGEVLKFIGDAVLAVFPAGDNPAEARAQALQSARAIVAGLDALGNDEGGRRCECAIGLAYGRVTYGNVGSRERLDFTVIGQAANIAARLGDYGKSCGQTIVVSRDLLETPEQATPLGSVSLHNVSQPVEAYAVSIAMDTDQDATPCSATNAR, encoded by the coding sequence ATGAACATGCGCGCCAGCACTGCCAAACCTGCATATGGGATTCTTGTAGAAGCGTTGCGGGGCCCGGTCACCGCACGACTTGGCGGCAAGATCATCGCGCAGAGTACCAGCGCCAAGGTCATGTATGAAACGCGGCGGGCGGCCGCGATCTATTTCCCGCGAGAGGACATTCATGCCTGCCTCTCACCAGCGAATGGACATCAGACCTTCTGTCCCTTCAAAGGCACTGCTGGCTACCAAGACATTCAATTTGGGGGGCACAACGTCTGCAATGCCGCCTGGCACTATGATGACGCCCTACCCGAAGCCTCGGGTATCGCAGGCCATGTCAGCTTTATGCCAGATGCGAAAGTGGAGATTGATCTGGGTAACAATCAGCTTGAGGTGCCGGAATACGGCAATATCTCAGGCCCGCTCATTGACTGGCTGTTGCGCGAGGCCGCTTACCTGCCCACGCCAGAGGAGTTTACCCAGCACCTGGCCGAAAAGCTGGTCGAGCATGGCGTGCATCTCTCCCGCCTCTCGGTAATGGCCTGGTCGCTTCACCCTATGATTGCCGGTAAGAATTTCATCTGGAGCCGTGCCACAGGCGATGTCACAACCTACGCCCCCAGTTACGAAATCCATGATCACCCCGCGTTTCAAAACAGCCCGTTGCGGCATGTCTCCAACGGGCTGGGCGGCATTCGTCAGCGTCTGGATCTGGAACAGCCGAGCGACGCGTTTCCCATCCTGAACGATCTGCGCGAAGAAGGGGCAACGGACTACGTCGCCATGCCGCTGCCCTTCTCCGACGGGCGGATCAACGTGCTGACGGTCGCCAGCCACCACCCGCGGGGGTTCTCTACCGAAAATCTCGGGCTGATCTTTGAATGCTCAGCGGTGATCGCACGTTACTACGAGGTCTTTATGCAGCGCGAAAACGCGCAGTCCCTACTGGAAACCTATGTCGGAAAACGCACCGGTGCGCGGGTGCTGGGCGGGGAAATCCGGCGTGGCGACGGCGACGATATTGATGCCGCGATCATGTTCTGCGATCTGCGCGGATCGACGCGGCTAGAGGAAGAACTGGGCCGCACCGCCTATATTGAGCTGCTTAACAGTTTTTTTGAGACGGCCTCAACCATCGTGCATGAACACGGCGGTGAGGTGCTGAAATTCATCGGCGACGCGGTGCTTGCCGTGTTTCCTGCAGGTGACAATCCCGCAGAGGCCCGTGCGCAGGCCCTGCAATCTGCGCGTGCCATCGTCGCCGGTCTGGACGCCCTGGGCAACGATGAGGGCGGGCGTCGTTGCGAATGTGCCATTGGTCTCGCCTATGGGCGCGTCACCTATGGCAATGTTGGTTCCCGCGAAAGACTAGACTTTACGGTCATTGGGCAGGCCGCAAATATTGCAGCCCGTCTTGGCGACTATGGCAAATCCTGCGGTCAGACGATTGTGGTCAGTCGTGACCTTCTGGAGACGCCAGAACAGGCCACCCCGCTTGGCTCAGTATCACTTCACAACGTATCCCAACCGGTCGAGGCCTATGCCGTTTCTATTGCGATGGACACAGATCAGGATGCGACGCCCTGTTCAGCGACCAATGCGCGCTGA
- a CDS encoding ACP S-malonyltransferase — protein sequence MTRTAVLICPGRGTYNKAELGYLARHHGDKQALIGGFDAQRMAAGQESVTELDTAGRYSVSKYSRGDVASPLIYASAIADVQSLAGDIDVVAVTGNSMGWYIALAAAGALSPDAGFEVVNTMGQLMQEQLIGGQLVYPCQGDDWQLDLRRKAELLRMARDINALPNHDLSLSIDLGGMIVLAGNDNGLVAFEQAVPVMQDRFPMRLANHAAFHTALQAPVAAAGRAKLPVDLFQNPMRPMVDGRGHIWWPDANTGQDLWAYTLNTQVVETYDFTRSVQSAAREFAPDLFIVTGPGTTLGGAVAQSLVQINWQGLGGKADFKARQAEDPLVISMADPVQRALVAEQGVAS from the coding sequence ATGACCCGTACCGCTGTTTTGATCTGCCCGGGCCGGGGCACCTACAACAAGGCCGAACTGGGATATCTGGCGCGGCATCATGGTGACAAACAGGCTCTGATAGGCGGGTTTGATGCGCAACGTATGGCCGCCGGACAAGAAAGCGTCACAGAGCTAGATACTGCTGGGCGGTATTCAGTTTCCAAGTATTCGCGTGGCGATGTGGCGTCACCGTTGATCTATGCCAGTGCGATCGCGGATGTGCAGTCTTTGGCGGGGGACATTGATGTGGTGGCCGTGACTGGCAATTCCATGGGCTGGTACATCGCGCTTGCCGCAGCGGGTGCCCTAAGCCCTGACGCAGGGTTTGAGGTGGTCAACACCATGGGCCAGCTGATGCAAGAGCAGTTGATCGGGGGGCAGTTGGTCTACCCTTGTCAGGGCGATGATTGGCAGCTGGATCTGCGGCGCAAGGCAGAGCTGCTGCGGATGGCACGTGACATCAATGCGCTGCCCAATCATGACCTGTCGTTGTCAATTGATCTGGGGGGCATGATCGTTCTGGCTGGCAACGACAACGGGCTTGTGGCCTTTGAACAGGCTGTTCCTGTGATGCAGGATCGCTTTCCCATGCGGCTGGCCAACCATGCGGCTTTCCATACAGCGCTACAGGCACCGGTTGCTGCCGCAGGACGTGCAAAACTACCTGTGGACTTGTTTCAGAATCCTATGCGGCCGATGGTGGATGGCCGTGGCCATATCTGGTGGCCCGATGCAAACACCGGGCAGGACCTTTGGGCGTACACACTCAACACGCAGGTGGTCGAGACCTATGATTTCACCCGCTCGGTACAGAGTGCAGCACGGGAGTTTGCTCCGGACCTGTTCATTGTCACTGGCCCGGGCACCACATTGGGCGGTGCTGTGGCGCAGTCTCTGGTACAGATCAACTGGCAGGGGCTGGGGGGCAAGGCGGATTTCAAAGCACGGCAGGCAGAGGATCCGCTGGTAATTTCGATGGCGGATCCTGTTCAGCGCGCATTGGTCGCTGAACAGGGCGTCGCATCCTGA
- a CDS encoding dehydrogenase E1 component subunit alpha/beta: protein MDRAEIVHQNFLDRVVAGSLPPGASPNGILSAAEAVSIYRSQVLSRALDRTSRAMQKAGQGFYTIGSSGHEGMAAIARALRPDDMAFLHYRDAAFQIARADQVPGQNIAWDMLLSFACSAEDPTSGGRHKVLGSKALMIPPQTSTIASHLPKAVGAAYAIGAARRHDPEHRVLARDGLVMCSFGDASANHSTAQGAINTACWTSVQSTPLPLLFVCEDNGIGISVKTPKGWIEASMSHRPGLRYFQADGLNIHETYAVASEAARYVRDQRKPAFLHLRTVRLYGHAGADVPTTYMSKAEVEADEANDPLLHSVRLLSEAGALSSQKALEIYTQTCARVERIRTEVVTRPHLKTAGDVSASLIPPPRGCRASNGPSAEVRGEVLGSDLRAQSDPQPMSRLINWALTDLMLEHGELVTMGEDVGRKGGVYGVTQKLQQRFGPDRVIDTLLDEQSILGLAIGMGHNGFVPIPEIQFLAYLHNAEDQIRGEAATLPFFSNGQFSNPMVLRIAGLGYQKGFGGHFHNDNSLAVLRDIPGIVIACPSDGADAAMMLRESVRLAREEQRVVVFVEPIALYPMRDLHVAKDGGWMRRYPAPDQRISLGEVGVHGEGTDLAIVTYGNGRYLATQALQELEAKGIAARIVDLRWLAPLPKHAMFAATADCKTILIVDECRTTGSQSEALMALFYEEAEVPMARVVAEDCFIPTGPAYAATLPSKDSIIAAALRLTGADT, encoded by the coding sequence ATGGATCGCGCCGAGATCGTGCATCAGAATTTTCTTGACCGAGTGGTTGCAGGCTCGCTGCCGCCGGGGGCTTCGCCGAATGGCATTCTATCCGCAGCCGAAGCGGTTTCAATCTATCGATCGCAGGTGCTGAGCCGTGCGCTGGACCGCACCAGTCGGGCGATGCAGAAGGCTGGGCAGGGGTTCTACACCATCGGGTCCTCTGGTCATGAGGGCATGGCGGCTATCGCGAGAGCGTTGCGGCCTGATGATATGGCGTTCCTGCACTATCGTGATGCAGCGTTTCAGATCGCCCGCGCAGATCAGGTGCCGGGGCAGAACATCGCGTGGGATATGTTGCTGTCCTTTGCCTGCTCTGCTGAGGATCCGACATCCGGTGGGCGGCACAAGGTACTTGGTTCCAAAGCTCTGATGATCCCGCCACAGACCTCGACCATTGCCAGCCATTTGCCCAAGGCGGTTGGTGCCGCCTATGCCATCGGAGCCGCACGTCGCCATGATCCCGAACACCGCGTATTGGCGCGCGATGGGCTGGTTATGTGCTCCTTTGGTGACGCCTCAGCCAATCACTCCACCGCTCAGGGCGCGATCAACACGGCATGCTGGACCTCCGTGCAATCCACGCCGCTGCCGCTGCTGTTTGTCTGCGAGGACAACGGGATCGGCATTTCCGTGAAGACCCCAAAAGGCTGGATCGAGGCGTCGATGTCGCACCGCCCGGGCCTGCGGTATTTTCAGGCTGATGGTTTGAATATCCACGAGACATATGCGGTTGCATCGGAAGCGGCACGCTATGTCCGTGACCAGCGCAAGCCCGCGTTTCTGCACCTACGTACAGTTCGGCTATATGGCCACGCAGGTGCGGACGTACCAACAACCTATATGAGTAAGGCTGAGGTCGAGGCGGACGAGGCCAATGATCCGCTGCTGCACTCTGTGCGCCTGCTGTCAGAGGCGGGCGCTCTATCATCACAGAAGGCTTTGGAAATCTACACCCAGACCTGCGCGCGTGTGGAACGGATTCGCACAGAGGTTGTCACCCGCCCCCATCTCAAAACTGCGGGAGATGTCAGTGCCAGCCTGATCCCACCACCACGCGGATGTCGCGCCTCCAATGGGCCAAGCGCCGAAGTTCGTGGGGAGGTGCTGGGTAGTGACCTGCGCGCGCAGTCCGACCCGCAACCGATGAGCAGGCTTATCAATTGGGCGCTGACAGATCTGATGCTGGAGCATGGCGAATTGGTCACCATGGGTGAGGATGTGGGCCGAAAGGGTGGCGTCTATGGCGTCACCCAGAAACTGCAACAGCGATTTGGTCCCGACCGGGTGATCGACACGCTGTTGGATGAGCAATCAATCCTGGGTCTTGCTATTGGCATGGGGCACAACGGGTTTGTGCCGATCCCAGAGATCCAGTTCCTCGCCTATTTGCACAACGCCGAGGATCAGATCCGCGGCGAGGCGGCAACTTTGCCGTTTTTCTCCAATGGTCAGTTCAGCAATCCGATGGTGCTGCGTATTGCAGGGCTTGGGTATCAGAAAGGTTTTGGCGGCCATTTCCACAATGACAACTCGCTGGCTGTGCTGCGCGATATTCCGGGCATCGTGATCGCCTGCCCCTCTGATGGGGCTGACGCGGCAATGATGCTGCGCGAGTCAGTGCGGCTGGCACGGGAGGAGCAGCGGGTGGTGGTTTTTGTGGAACCTATTGCGCTTTATCCGATGCGGGATCTGCACGTGGCCAAGGACGGCGGTTGGATGCGCCGCTACCCTGCGCCGGATCAGCGGATTTCGCTGGGCGAGGTGGGCGTGCATGGTGAAGGAACCGATCTGGCAATCGTGACCTATGGCAATGGTCGCTATCTTGCGACCCAAGCGTTGCAAGAATTGGAGGCCAAAGGCATTGCTGCCCGCATTGTTGATCTGCGCTGGCTCGCGCCCCTGCCGAAACACGCGATGTTTGCGGCTACGGCGGATTGTAAGACCATCTTGATCGTCGATGAATGCCGCACCACCGGCAGCCAGTCTGAGGCGCTGATGGCGCTGTTCTACGAAGAGGCGGAGGTGCCGATGGCGCGTGTGGTGGCTGAGGATTGTTTCATCCCCACAGGCCCTGCCTATGCGGCGACCTTGCCATCCAAAGACAGTATTATTGCGGCTGCGCTGCGCCTGACAGGAGCTGACACATGA